In one window of Maribacter sp. BPC-D8 DNA:
- a CDS encoding DUF4292 domain-containing protein → MTKFLNMMKIKYVLLMVAIVFMASCKSTKVISGGTIDAKLSSKSVIKAHYQNEAGFKTLAGRVKINYSDGESSQGVSVSLRMEKDKAIWMSAPLGIVKAYITPDRVSFYNKLQNEYFDGDFSYLSDLLGTEVDFSILQNLLTGQAIVDLRDEKYDIGISEDNYRLTPKQQGTLYKTLFQIEPKNFKMALQQLSQPADKRLLEIKYKNYQSIDKEVLPNEIMVKAISKDKMNTIDLEFKNLELNGKVNFPYSIPKGFNEIEL, encoded by the coding sequence ATGACGAAGTTTTTGAATATGATGAAGATAAAATATGTTTTACTAATGGTTGCGATAGTTTTTATGGCATCTTGTAAAAGCACAAAGGTGATTTCTGGTGGTACTATAGATGCAAAATTATCGTCTAAATCGGTTATAAAAGCGCATTACCAAAATGAAGCAGGTTTTAAAACATTGGCAGGTAGGGTAAAAATTAATTATTCAGATGGTGAATCTTCTCAGGGTGTTTCCGTCAGCTTGCGAATGGAAAAAGATAAAGCCATTTGGATGAGTGCTCCATTGGGCATTGTTAAAGCTTATATTACTCCGGATAGGGTATCGTTTTACAACAAATTACAAAACGAATATTTTGATGGCGACTTTTCTTATTTAAGCGATTTGCTGGGGACCGAGGTTGACTTTTCAATTTTGCAAAATTTACTGACCGGTCAAGCAATAGTAGATTTAAGAGATGAGAAGTATGATATTGGTATATCTGAAGATAATTATAGGCTTACTCCGAAGCAGCAAGGTACTTTGTACAAAACCTTGTTTCAAATAGAGCCTAAGAATTTTAAAATGGCTTTGCAGCAATTATCCCAACCTGCAGACAAACGTTTGTTAGAAATTAAGTATAAAAATTATCAAAGTATAGATAAAGAAGTTTTGCCTAATGAGATTATGGTAAAGGCTATAAGTAAAGATAAGATGAATACGATTGACCTTGAGTTTAAAAATTTAGAATTGAACGGAAAAGTTAACTTTCCCTATTCAATACCAAAAGGGTTTAATGAAATAGAGTTGTAA
- a CDS encoding tetratricopeptide repeat protein, giving the protein MKKLIFLGLLVGVFNTPMQSYAQENQELEVEQSAEVFLEEYSDTFQENFFEGLKHMGIRNYDRAITYFLECKRLQPQNTVVTFELAKFHLYDKQFILAQEYALEALNGEPENYWYAETLVNIVDARKSVLEEVKAELPWSNLELRGNLAEIYFLNADYVTAKSVLKGIKTSKKQKYLEQKINDSIAKQEKLVVPVANVERTESSEDLNSVEGYKSKIETLLSSGSDNDMLLETTEEAMERFPSQPYFYYGNGAALNKALKFKDAIDILETALDYIIDDTALENAVYKELANAYTATNNTSKANMYLSKIKSGF; this is encoded by the coding sequence ATGAAGAAGTTGATTTTTTTGGGCTTGCTTGTTGGTGTCTTTAATACGCCAATGCAGTCTTATGCGCAAGAAAATCAAGAATTAGAGGTAGAGCAAAGTGCTGAAGTTTTTCTGGAAGAATATTCTGATACTTTTCAAGAGAATTTTTTCGAGGGATTAAAGCATATGGGCATACGAAATTATGACCGTGCCATTACCTACTTTTTAGAATGTAAACGGCTACAACCACAAAATACCGTTGTTACTTTTGAACTTGCCAAGTTTCATTTGTATGATAAGCAATTTATACTCGCTCAAGAATATGCGTTAGAAGCATTGAACGGAGAACCAGAAAATTACTGGTACGCTGAAACTTTGGTTAATATCGTTGATGCTAGAAAATCTGTACTAGAAGAGGTGAAAGCAGAATTACCTTGGAGTAATCTTGAACTAAGGGGTAATTTGGCAGAAATCTATTTTTTAAACGCAGATTATGTTACAGCAAAGTCTGTTTTAAAGGGAATTAAAACGTCTAAAAAACAAAAGTATTTAGAGCAGAAAATTAATGACTCGATTGCGAAACAAGAAAAGTTAGTAGTACCTGTAGCAAATGTAGAGAGAACAGAATCTTCTGAAGATTTAAATAGTGTAGAAGGGTATAAGTCAAAAATTGAAACCTTGCTTAGTTCTGGTTCTGACAATGATATGTTACTTGAAACAACCGAAGAAGCAATGGAGCGTTTCCCTTCTCAGCCTTATTTCTATTATGGTAACGGAGCTGCTTTAAATAAAGCGCTGAAATTTAAAGATGCTATAGATATTTTAGAAACTGCTTTAGATTATATTATTGATGATACTGCCTTAGAAAATGCTGTTTATAAAGAATTGGCAAATGCATATACGGCGACCAATAATACGTCTAAAGCAAATATGTACCTTAGTAAAATTAAATCAGGATTTTAA
- the dut gene encoding dUTP diphosphatase, with translation MNIKIINKSNHDLPHYETSASAGMDLRANLTEAVILQPLGRAIIPTGLFIELPVGIEAQVRPRSGLAAKKGVTVLNAPGTIDADYRGEVGVILINLGSEDFVVENGERIAQMVIAKHERADWNLVDNLSETARGEGGFGSTGVK, from the coding sequence ATGAACATAAAAATAATTAATAAGTCGAATCACGACTTACCGCATTACGAGACAAGTGCTTCTGCAGGTATGGATCTAAGAGCTAACCTTACCGAGGCTGTTATATTACAACCTTTAGGTAGAGCTATAATACCAACTGGTCTTTTTATTGAGTTACCTGTTGGTATCGAAGCGCAGGTAAGACCTAGAAGTGGTCTTGCCGCTAAAAAAGGAGTCACTGTACTTAACGCACCTGGTACGATAGATGCTGATTATAGAGGAGAAGTCGGAGTGATATTGATAAACCTTGGTAGTGAAGATTTTGTTGTTGAAAACGGAGAGCGAATTGCACAAATGGTCATTGCCAAGCATGAGCGTGCTGATTGGAATCTTGTCGATAACCTTTCTGAAACCGCAAGAGGCGAAGGCGGCTTTGGTAGTACTGGCGTAAAGTAG
- a CDS encoding lipopolysaccharide biosynthesis protein: MNPLKKLFKQTAIYGLATVLPRMLNVILVPIYTGVMKPGSYGEVVVIFAYFAIFNVFLAYGMETAFFRFYKDTENKKRVVSTSLLSILGSTLLFMLIGFLFKSSLSDVLEISNEYIGYVFWILALDALVIIPFAWLRANERPMRYAIVKLINVVLNLGLNSFFLIFLPKIAATDSSGFLGSIYKPDFEISYILISNLVSSAVTLVLMLRVYLRRPYVFDMDIWKRMLKYAMPVMVAGIAFTVNEVLDKILLEKILPIEIASDEVGKYGACVKLAVFMTLFATAFRMGIEPFFFSHSDTKHPQKAYAQITNYFVVLGSIILLAVVVFSDVLKVLFVRDEAYWEAMPVVPIILLAAFFLGIYHNLSVWYKVTDRTKFGAYISMIGAVLTIIVNLIFIPYFGYMASAVATLLAYGTMMLLSFYFGRMYYPIPYNFRKIIFYLVVSILFSAISFYIFDRNLFIGIPLLLLFLGLVYKLEFQNLKKLYLNR, translated from the coding sequence TTGAATCCACTCAAAAAACTTTTTAAACAAACTGCAATCTATGGCTTGGCAACTGTCTTGCCAAGGATGCTTAATGTCATATTGGTGCCTATTTATACTGGTGTAATGAAGCCAGGTTCATATGGTGAAGTTGTTGTGATTTTTGCATATTTTGCTATTTTCAATGTCTTCTTAGCTTATGGTATGGAGACTGCCTTTTTTAGATTCTATAAGGATACAGAAAATAAAAAAAGAGTGGTTTCGACATCATTGTTGTCCATTTTGGGATCAACTTTGCTATTTATGCTCATTGGGTTTCTGTTTAAATCTTCGTTATCCGATGTTCTTGAAATATCAAATGAGTATATAGGCTATGTCTTTTGGATATTGGCTTTAGATGCTTTAGTTATAATTCCGTTTGCTTGGTTAAGAGCAAATGAAAGACCTATGCGTTATGCCATAGTAAAGTTGATAAACGTAGTCTTAAACTTAGGGTTGAATTCCTTTTTCTTAATTTTTCTTCCCAAAATTGCAGCAACAGATAGTTCAGGTTTCTTAGGTTCTATCTACAAACCAGATTTTGAGATTTCATACATCTTAATTTCTAACTTGGTTTCAAGTGCTGTTACATTAGTTTTAATGTTAAGGGTTTATCTACGAAGACCATATGTTTTTGATATGGATATTTGGAAGAGAATGCTAAAATATGCCATGCCGGTTATGGTGGCAGGTATTGCATTTACCGTTAATGAAGTGTTAGATAAAATTTTGCTCGAGAAGATATTACCTATAGAAATCGCTAGTGATGAAGTGGGTAAGTACGGGGCTTGTGTAAAATTAGCTGTATTTATGACGCTATTTGCAACTGCATTTAGAATGGGTATTGAGCCCTTCTTTTTTAGTCATTCAGACACCAAGCATCCACAGAAAGCATATGCTCAGATAACAAATTACTTTGTAGTATTAGGGAGTATCATATTGTTGGCGGTAGTGGTTTTTTCTGATGTATTAAAAGTTCTTTTTGTGCGTGATGAAGCGTATTGGGAAGCGATGCCTGTAGTGCCAATAATTTTATTAGCGGCTTTTTTCTTAGGTATCTATCACAACCTTTCTGTTTGGTATAAGGTTACAGACCGTACAAAATTCGGAGCTTATATATCCATGATCGGCGCCGTTTTGACCATAATTGTCAATTTAATTTTCATTCCTTATTTTGGATATATGGCATCTGCCGTGGCAACTTTATTAGCTTATGGCACCATGATGTTGCTTTCGTTTTATTTCGGACGTATGTATTATCCTATCCCATATAACTTCAGAAAAATTATCTTTTACTTAGTAGTATCTATCTTGTTTTCTGCAATATCATTTTACATTTTTGATAGAAATCTTTTTATTGGAATACCGCTATTATTGTTGTTCTTAGGCTTGGTGTATAAACTGGAGTTTCAGAATCTTAAAAAATTATATTTAAATAGATGA
- a CDS encoding RNA polymerase sigma factor codes for MGSKEIIYQKIYKENYPKVMRLCMGYTVGDESLAKDLTQETFIKVWQNLDGFRNESGLSTWIYRICVNTCLAEIRRKRKKDKNLQIDNLQVSASNDDSAEKEDMLIQLYKCINKLSSTNKAIILLELEGLPQLEISEIMGIKHEAIRTRIHRIKQQLTKCVHNE; via the coding sequence ATGGGGTCTAAAGAAATTATATATCAAAAGATTTATAAGGAAAACTACCCCAAAGTTATGCGACTGTGCATGGGGTATACGGTAGGTGATGAGTCTCTTGCCAAAGATCTAACTCAAGAAACTTTTATTAAGGTTTGGCAGAATTTAGACGGATTTAGAAATGAAAGCGGACTCTCGACTTGGATCTACCGAATTTGTGTAAATACATGCCTGGCAGAAATAAGACGAAAACGTAAAAAGGATAAAAATCTACAAATTGATAATCTTCAGGTTAGCGCTTCTAATGATGACTCGGCTGAAAAAGAAGATATGTTAATTCAGCTTTACAAATGCATCAATAAATTAAGTAGTACCAATAAAGCCATAATATTATTGGAGTTAGAAGGATTGCCGCAGCTAGAGATTTCTGAGATAATGGGAATCAAGCATGAAGCCATCCGTACTAGAATACATAGAATAAAACAACAACTTACAAAATGTGTCCATAATGAATAA
- a CDS encoding alpha/beta fold hydrolase: MKTIKILLFGLLILSSLSITAQAEPFKVEVTGEGDPILLFPGFTCTGDVWNETVSELSKNYECHVFTFAGFGDVPAIEKPWLPKIKDRVVEYISENKLDNAVLVGHSLGGALALWMAADGNSYKELIIVDALPSTGALMMPDFKSEYMVYDSPYNKQLLAMNDTDFEAMVQQMANSMTKEQSNLERIKDWMIQADRETYVYGYTDLLKLDLREDLAKINTPVTILAATEPYGLEMAKSTYELQYKALTEYTIEFANGSSHFIMYDQPQWFIENLKNALND; encoded by the coding sequence ATGAAAACTATTAAAATATTACTATTCGGATTGCTAATTCTTTCCTCTCTTTCAATAACTGCTCAAGCCGAACCTTTTAAAGTTGAAGTTACTGGCGAAGGAGATCCAATTCTATTGTTTCCAGGATTTACCTGTACTGGTGATGTGTGGAATGAAACTGTAAGCGAACTATCAAAAAACTATGAATGCCACGTATTTACCTTTGCTGGATTTGGCGATGTACCCGCTATTGAAAAACCATGGTTACCCAAAATTAAAGACAGAGTTGTAGAATATATTTCAGAGAATAAATTAGATAATGCTGTTTTAGTAGGTCATAGTTTAGGTGGTGCGTTGGCATTGTGGATGGCGGCAGATGGCAATTCATATAAAGAACTAATCATCGTCGACGCTTTACCATCAACGGGTGCTTTAATGATGCCCGATTTTAAAAGTGAATACATGGTTTATGATTCTCCATATAACAAACAGCTATTAGCTATGAACGATACCGATTTTGAAGCTATGGTACAGCAAATGGCGAATAGTATGACTAAAGAACAATCAAATCTAGAAAGAATAAAAGATTGGATGATTCAGGCAGATCGAGAAACCTATGTCTATGGTTATACCGATTTATTAAAGTTAGATTTACGTGAAGATTTGGCTAAGATAAATACACCGGTTACGATACTAGCCGCTACAGAACCTTATGGCTTAGAAATGGCGAAATCTACTTATGAGCTACAATATAAAGCGCTTACAGAATACACTATTGAATTTGCTAATGGATCATCTCACTTTATTATGTATGATCAGCCACAATGGTTTATCGAGAATCTTAAAAATGCGTTGAACGACTAA
- a CDS encoding TCR/Tet family MFS transporter has protein sequence MKSNKTALLFIFITILVDVIGIGIILPIIPDLIMELTGEGNHTAIIYGMWLTTAFAGMQFLFSPVLGEISDRFGRRPILLLALLGLSIDYLIHAWAPTITWLFLGRFLAGITGASFTVASAYIADVSTKENKAKNFGLIGAAFGIGFIIGPGIGGFFGEINIRLPFYIAAGLTFANFLFGYFFVPESLAPENRRQINFSKMIPGVSLFALRNYKGILLLISAFFLANLAGQALPSTWSYYGIERYDWNPKQIGLSLMVVGLFVAIVQGYLVGKIVTKFGKRKVIIFGFLLWTVGMFLFSFAKEPWMLYAFLIPYALGGIAGPTVQGVISNQVSEKEQGILQGSITGLVSITAILGQLIFAPVFYYFIRPEASIYFPGAPYALAAVFLLAAFILASTAIKRMDVEPE, from the coding sequence ATGAAATCGAACAAAACCGCCTTACTTTTTATTTTCATTACCATCTTAGTTGATGTTATTGGTATTGGTATCATCCTTCCTATTATTCCCGATTTGATTATGGAGTTAACGGGTGAAGGTAATCACACGGCAATTATATACGGTATGTGGCTGACTACGGCTTTTGCGGGTATGCAGTTTTTGTTTTCACCGGTGTTAGGCGAAATATCTGATCGATTTGGTAGACGACCTATATTACTTTTGGCACTTTTAGGTTTAAGTATAGATTACTTGATTCATGCGTGGGCACCAACAATTACTTGGTTATTTCTAGGTCGTTTCTTAGCAGGAATTACAGGTGCTAGTTTCACTGTTGCCTCTGCTTACATTGCTGATGTTAGTACCAAGGAAAATAAGGCAAAGAACTTCGGATTAATTGGAGCGGCATTCGGAATCGGATTTATAATCGGTCCTGGTATTGGCGGATTTTTCGGAGAGATCAATATTCGACTTCCTTTTTACATTGCTGCTGGTTTAACGTTTGCCAACTTCCTTTTTGGTTATTTCTTTGTTCCAGAATCTTTAGCTCCTGAAAATAGAAGACAGATTAATTTTTCAAAGATGATTCCGGGGGTTTCTTTGTTTGCATTACGAAACTATAAAGGCATCCTGTTATTGATATCTGCTTTCTTTTTAGCGAATCTTGCTGGTCAGGCTTTACCATCAACATGGTCGTATTACGGAATTGAGCGATATGATTGGAATCCGAAACAAATTGGGTTGTCGCTAATGGTGGTTGGTCTTTTTGTGGCTATTGTACAAGGATATCTGGTAGGTAAGATTGTAACGAAATTTGGAAAGCGAAAAGTCATCATATTCGGATTTCTACTTTGGACAGTCGGTATGTTTCTTTTTTCATTCGCGAAAGAACCTTGGATGCTGTACGCATTCTTAATTCCATATGCATTAGGCGGTATTGCTGGTCCGACGGTACAAGGTGTAATTTCTAATCAAGTTTCAGAAAAGGAACAGGGAATCTTACAGGGATCCATTACTGGTCTGGTTAGTATTACTGCCATACTTGGGCAATTAATTTTTGCACCTGTATTTTATTATTTTATACGACCTGAGGCTTCTATTTACTTTCCGGGCGCTCCATATGCATTGGCAGCAGTATTTCTCTTAGCGGCTTTTATTTTGGCATCCACAGCTATAAAAAGAATGGATGTAGAGCCAGAATAA
- the atpG gene encoding ATP synthase F1 subunit gamma produces the protein MANLKEIRNRISSVSSTMQITSAMKMVSAAKLKKAQDAITAMRPYADKLTELLQNLSASLEGDAGSVYADNRVVNKVLIVSVTSNRGLCGAFNTNILKQSVNLADNVYAGKSVDFVAVGKKANDFLGKRFNVIENHSDVYDDLTFDNVAEIAERLMALFTEGAYDRIEVVYNKFKNAATQIVMTEQFLPIVPLEEVEETASADYTFEPSKLEIIEELIPKSLKTQLYKGIRDSFASEHGARMTAMHKATDNATEMRDQLKLTYNKARQASITNEILEIVGGAEALNS, from the coding sequence ATGGCAAATTTAAAGGAGATACGTAATAGGATTTCATCGGTTTCTTCAACGATGCAGATTACCAGTGCTATGAAAATGGTATCTGCTGCAAAATTGAAAAAGGCGCAAGATGCTATTACAGCAATGAGACCTTATGCAGATAAATTAACTGAGCTACTACAGAACTTAAGTGCTAGTTTAGAAGGTGATGCTGGTAGTGTTTATGCCGATAATAGAGTTGTGAATAAGGTTTTAATTGTTTCCGTTACTTCTAACAGAGGTCTTTGTGGAGCTTTTAACACTAATATTTTAAAGCAATCGGTTAATCTAGCAGATAATGTTTATGCTGGTAAATCGGTAGATTTTGTTGCTGTTGGTAAAAAAGCAAATGATTTTCTAGGTAAACGTTTTAATGTTATTGAAAATCATAGCGATGTATATGACGATTTAACCTTTGATAATGTTGCTGAAATAGCTGAGCGATTGATGGCCCTTTTTACAGAAGGTGCTTATGATCGTATTGAGGTTGTATATAACAAGTTCAAGAATGCAGCAACTCAAATTGTAATGACCGAGCAATTTTTACCTATTGTTCCATTAGAAGAAGTTGAAGAAACGGCAAGTGCAGATTATACTTTTGAACCTTCGAAATTAGAAATCATTGAAGAATTGATTCCTAAATCTTTAAAGACACAATTGTATAAGGGTATTAGAGATTCATTCGCTAGTGAGCACGGTGCTCGTATGACTGCTATGCACAAAGCAACCGATAACGCAACAGAAATGCGTGATCAATTGAAATTAACATACAACAAAGCAAGACAGGCTTCTATTACTAACGAGATTTTAGAAATCGTTGGTGGTGCAGAAGCATTGAATAGCTAG